In the Flagellimonas sp. HMM57 genome, one interval contains:
- a CDS encoding L-serine ammonia-lyase, producing the protein MECISVFDMLKIGVGPSSSHTLGPWRAAERWISELKEQEVFESTIGVKVYLYGSLSLTGKGHATDIAVIMGLLGSDPETVPTESIEELIEKIKAEKQLVFGGTRTIPFSFTEDIVFKKEFLPFHANALQFEAILNDGSSSFETYYSIGGGFVVKEERTISKEKNEVFKTFPCPIKTGTELLGFCHEKGTPISEVVLENELSLRSASEIDSELKRVWNTMLECMYLGCHTEGTLPGGLHVRRRAFEMHGKLKGDVPYSNPEEWLQSIRKTEVKFRQILKWVSCFALSVNEVNASLGRVVTAPTNGSAGVIPAVLMYYMVIENHSADFEHVKKFLLVAGEIGSIFKKGATISAAMGGCQAEIGVSSAMAAGALTEVLGGTPEQVLVAAEIAMEHHLGLTCDPIGGLVQVPCIERNSMGAIKAINAAELALETDPKDAKVPFDKVVNTMWETAKDMSSKYKETSEGGLAVGVFLSDC; encoded by the coding sequence ATGGAATGTATCAGTGTTTTTGATATGCTCAAAATCGGTGTGGGCCCGTCTAGCTCCCATACTTTGGGTCCATGGCGGGCAGCTGAGCGCTGGATAAGCGAACTTAAAGAACAAGAGGTTTTTGAGTCGACAATAGGCGTGAAAGTTTATTTATATGGCTCCCTATCATTGACAGGCAAAGGACATGCTACGGATATTGCCGTCATAATGGGACTACTGGGCAGTGACCCTGAAACGGTACCTACAGAAAGTATAGAGGAATTAATTGAAAAAATAAAGGCTGAAAAGCAACTTGTCTTTGGGGGAACACGCACTATTCCTTTTAGTTTTACAGAAGATATTGTCTTTAAAAAAGAGTTTTTACCCTTTCATGCCAATGCGCTTCAATTTGAGGCAATCTTAAATGATGGAAGTTCGTCTTTTGAAACGTACTATTCTATTGGTGGTGGATTTGTAGTGAAAGAAGAACGAACAATTTCCAAAGAAAAAAATGAGGTGTTCAAAACTTTTCCGTGCCCCATAAAAACTGGTACGGAACTGCTCGGTTTCTGTCATGAAAAAGGTACACCTATCTCTGAAGTAGTTCTTGAAAATGAGCTCTCACTCAGGTCGGCCAGCGAAATTGATTCAGAACTGAAGCGAGTTTGGAATACGATGTTGGAATGCATGTATCTGGGGTGCCATACCGAGGGCACACTCCCGGGCGGTCTTCATGTACGTAGACGTGCTTTTGAAATGCACGGAAAACTAAAAGGGGATGTTCCCTACTCCAATCCGGAAGAATGGTTACAGTCCATACGTAAAACCGAGGTCAAGTTTAGGCAGATTTTGAAATGGGTGAGTTGTTTTGCCCTTAGTGTAAATGAAGTAAACGCCTCTTTGGGACGTGTGGTGACTGCCCCAACCAACGGAAGTGCGGGTGTTATTCCGGCCGTTTTAATGTACTACATGGTGATTGAAAACCATAGTGCCGATTTTGAACATGTTAAGAAATTCTTGCTCGTAGCCGGTGAAATTGGAAGCATCTTCAAAAAAGGAGCAACAATTTCCGCGGCCATGGGTGGTTGTCAGGCAGAAATTGGAGTCTCTTCAGCGATGGCCGCAGGAGCTTTGACCGAGGTATTGGGCGGAACTCCAGAACAAGTTTTGGTAGCTGCAGAGATTGCTATGGAACATCATCTAGGCTTAACCTGTGATCCTATTGGTGGTTTAGTGCAAGTACCCTGCATTGAACGTAATTCTATGGGTGCTATAAAAGCAATCAATGCCGCTGAACTTGCGCTAGAAACTGATCCCAAAGATGCAAAAGTGCCATTTGACAAAGTAGTCAATACCATGTGGGAAACTGCAAAGGATATGAGCTCAAAATATAAGGAAACTTCCGAGGGAGGGCTTGCCGTGGGTGTGTTCCTTAGTGATTGTTGA
- a CDS encoding DUF6434 domain-containing protein, translating to MKRPDFENIKSGAEFNNWYWLKEELVEICKRAGLPIVGRKFELRDRIMFALDNKGKVKPLPKRKKTTSKFHWAKSELTLDTKITDNVSFGPNFRNFMKSQIGAKFQCHSDFMDWVKANEGKTLEEAVKKWIELEKRKDNPNFKRKIADNNMYAQYTRDFLEDNQEKTLKDAKKYWLLKKQLPTEDGFVRYERSDLNLDQKTIK from the coding sequence ATGAAACGACCTGATTTCGAAAACATAAAATCTGGAGCCGAATTCAATAATTGGTACTGGTTAAAAGAAGAGCTTGTAGAAATCTGTAAACGTGCAGGCTTGCCTATAGTCGGTAGAAAGTTTGAGCTACGTGATAGAATCATGTTCGCCTTGGATAATAAAGGAAAAGTGAAACCGCTTCCAAAACGAAAAAAGACGACATCTAAATTCCACTGGGCAAAATCTGAACTTACACTGGACACAAAAATCACTGATAATGTTTCCTTCGGACCTAATTTTAGGAACTTTATGAAAAGTCAGATAGGAGCTAAATTTCAATGCCATAGTGATTTTATGGATTGGGTCAAAGCCAACGAAGGCAAAACGTTGGAAGAGGCAGTCAAAAAATGGATAGAACTTGAAAAGCGAAAAGACAACCCCAATTTCAAAAGAAAGATAGCCGATAATAATATGTATGCCCAATACACCCGTGATTTTTTGGAAGACAATCAGGAAAAGACCTTAAAGGACGCAAAAAAGTACTGGTTGTTAAAAAAACAGCTGCCAACGGAAGACGGATTTGTGAGATATGAACGTTCCGATTTAAATCTTGACCAAAAAACAATCAAGTAA
- the panB gene encoding 3-methyl-2-oxobutanoate hydroxymethyltransferase: MSVAKKEYKRVTVKSLIEMKQHDEKISMLTSYDYSMAKIVDAANVDVILVGDSASNVIAGHETTLPITLDQMIYHASSVVRAAKRALVIVDIPFGSYQSDSKEALRSAIRIMKESGAHAVKVEGGAEIKESVKRIIGAGIPVMGHLGLTPQSIYKFGTYTVRAKEEHEAQKLKEDAKMLEKLGCFGIVLEKIPANLAEEVAKSVSIPIIGIGAGNGVDGQVLVVHDLLGMTHEFNPRFLRRYMNLYEEMSSAISQYVGDVKSRDFPNEEEQY; the protein is encoded by the coding sequence ATGTCAGTTGCAAAAAAAGAGTACAAAAGAGTCACGGTAAAGTCCTTGATAGAAATGAAGCAGCACGATGAGAAAATATCCATGCTCACTTCGTACGACTATTCCATGGCGAAAATCGTGGATGCCGCGAATGTTGACGTTATCCTAGTTGGTGATTCTGCAAGTAACGTGATAGCAGGCCATGAAACTACCTTGCCCATCACATTGGACCAAATGATCTATCATGCCAGTTCTGTAGTAAGAGCTGCCAAACGGGCATTGGTTATTGTTGATATTCCTTTTGGCAGCTATCAAAGTGATTCTAAAGAAGCGCTACGTTCCGCCATTCGGATTATGAAGGAAAGTGGTGCGCATGCCGTTAAGGTTGAAGGAGGTGCGGAAATCAAAGAATCCGTAAAACGGATTATTGGTGCTGGAATCCCTGTAATGGGGCATTTGGGACTTACTCCCCAATCCATTTATAAGTTTGGAACCTATACCGTGAGGGCCAAAGAAGAACATGAGGCCCAGAAACTAAAAGAAGATGCCAAAATGTTGGAAAAACTGGGTTGTTTTGGCATTGTACTCGAAAAAATACCGGCAAACCTGGCTGAAGAAGTTGCTAAAAGCGTTTCTATTCCCATTATTGGGATTGGTGCAGGAAACGGCGTAGACGGACAGGTGCTCGTTGTTCATGACCTGCTTGGCATGACCCACGAATTCAACCCAAGATTTTTGCGTAGGTACATGAATCTTTACGAAGAAATGAGCAGTGCCATCTCACAATATGTGGGCGATGTAAAAAGCAGGGATTTTCCTAATGAGGAAGAGCAATATTAG
- a CDS encoding DUF6503 family protein: MRLLIFGLLLTLSFGYGQEPKLHGRSILEKAMTVHDSLDKWKAATLNFHIQEPRISNPHRYSILKLNNAKNTFELTRNREIHISKHIIESDGNSIVLLDGKVETDTMLIKKYRLDASRNIGYKNFYKLLYGLPMSLENRIGNVLQTSNSIFKNESCYKVEIELKDAIISKFWNVYISQADMTLKGVDIVFPGEPEKGDRIYFEGIIEVDGIKIPRIRHWHELKNDTYSGSDLVIKELMN, from the coding sequence ATGCGATTATTGATTTTTGGATTACTACTTACGCTTTCGTTTGGATATGGACAAGAACCTAAACTTCATGGTAGATCAATTCTAGAAAAAGCAATGACCGTTCACGATTCCTTGGATAAATGGAAGGCAGCTACTCTAAATTTTCATATTCAAGAACCTAGAATCTCAAATCCGCACAGGTATTCTATTTTAAAATTGAATAACGCTAAAAATACATTTGAACTGACTAGAAACAGAGAGATCCATATTTCAAAGCATATTATTGAAAGCGATGGAAATAGTATTGTACTATTGGATGGAAAAGTAGAAACGGATACTATGCTCATAAAAAAGTATAGATTGGATGCTTCAAGAAATATTGGTTACAAAAACTTCTATAAACTCCTATATGGATTACCCATGTCCTTGGAAAATAGGATTGGAAATGTCCTCCAGACATCGAATAGTATTTTTAAAAATGAAAGTTGCTACAAAGTGGAAATTGAACTCAAAGATGCCATTATCTCAAAATTCTGGAATGTATATATTTCCCAAGCGGACATGACCTTAAAGGGTGTGGATATTGTTTTCCCGGGCGAGCCCGAAAAAGGTGATAGAATTTATTTTGAAGGAATAATCGAAGTCGACGGGATTAAAATTCCAAGAATACGGCATTGGCACGAGCTTAAAAATGATACCTATTCAGGTTCGGATTTAGTCATTAAAGAACTAATGAATTAG
- a CDS encoding nuclear transport factor 2 family protein, whose product MKYSILFFVFIISFGSMLAQGPNSSELDEKAVKAVINTFFEGFHKQDSSIIKSTVADNVILQTTGRNEEGKTQFRSSEFSKFLASICSIPDSIKFEEKLTSFSIQVDRTMANAWVGYEFWLREEFSHCGINSFQLINFDGDWKIVYLIDTRGKEGCFD is encoded by the coding sequence ATGAAATATTCTATCCTTTTTTTTGTATTCATAATTTCTTTTGGCAGTATGCTTGCGCAAGGACCAAACTCTTCGGAATTGGACGAAAAAGCGGTTAAAGCCGTAATCAATACTTTTTTTGAAGGATTTCATAAACAGGATTCCAGTATTATAAAAAGTACAGTAGCGGACAACGTTATTTTACAAACTACGGGTCGCAACGAGGAAGGAAAAACACAATTTAGGAGCTCGGAGTTCTCAAAGTTCCTTGCTTCGATCTGTAGTATTCCTGACAGTATAAAATTTGAAGAGAAATTGACTTCTTTTTCTATTCAAGTAGACAGAACGATGGCCAATGCATGGGTTGGATATGAGTTTTGGTTAAGGGAGGAATTCAGTCATTGCGGTATCAATTCTTTTCAACTTATTAATTTTGATGGTGACTGGAAGATTGTTTATTTGATTGATACCAGGGGTAAAGAAGGATGTTTTGATTGA
- a CDS encoding 2-isopropylmalate synthase, with protein sequence MGKDKVQIFDTTLRDGEQVPGCKLDTKQKLVIAERLDELGVDIIEAGFPISSPGDFKSVHEIAKLVKNATVCGLTRAVKKDIEVAAEAIKIAKTPRIHTGIGTSDSHIKYKFNSTREKIIERAVDAVAYAKSFVEDVEFYAEDAGRTDNVFLAQICEAVIKAGATVLNIPDTTGYCLPEEYGAKMKYLKENVTGIDKAILSCHCHNDLGLATANSIAGVVNGARQIECTINGIGERAGNTSLEEVVMILRQHPYLNLDTDINSKLLFDTSRMVSQKMGMPVQPNKAIVGSNAFAHSSGIHQDGVIKQRETYEIMDPEDVGVTESSIVLTARSGRAALAYRAKNVGYELTKLQLDVVYENFLEFADRKKEILDDDIHQIVEASNISIKSIA encoded by the coding sequence ATGGGTAAAGATAAGGTACAAATTTTTGATACTACACTTAGGGACGGAGAACAGGTTCCTGGCTGTAAATTAGATACCAAACAAAAATTGGTCATTGCCGAACGCTTGGACGAGCTTGGCGTGGATATTATTGAAGCTGGTTTTCCCATATCAAGTCCAGGTGATTTTAAATCTGTCCATGAAATCGCAAAGTTAGTGAAGAACGCTACCGTCTGTGGCTTGACCCGAGCCGTTAAAAAAGACATAGAAGTAGCTGCAGAAGCTATTAAAATTGCAAAGACACCAAGAATTCATACCGGAATTGGAACATCGGACTCCCATATCAAGTATAAATTCAATTCAACAAGAGAAAAAATAATAGAACGTGCAGTAGATGCCGTTGCATATGCAAAATCCTTTGTGGAAGATGTTGAATTCTACGCTGAGGATGCCGGGCGTACCGATAATGTTTTTTTGGCACAAATTTGCGAAGCCGTCATAAAGGCCGGTGCTACCGTACTCAATATTCCAGATACAACGGGGTATTGCTTGCCTGAAGAGTATGGGGCAAAAATGAAATACCTAAAGGAGAATGTAACGGGCATAGACAAAGCTATTCTCTCCTGTCATTGTCATAACGACCTTGGCCTTGCCACAGCCAATTCTATTGCTGGCGTGGTGAATGGTGCTAGACAAATTGAATGTACCATTAATGGTATTGGAGAGCGTGCCGGTAATACCTCTTTAGAAGAAGTGGTAATGATTTTAAGGCAGCATCCTTACCTGAATCTAGATACTGATATCAACAGTAAACTGCTATTCGACACAAGCCGAATGGTCTCTCAAAAAATGGGAATGCCGGTTCAGCCCAATAAAGCAATAGTGGGGTCAAATGCTTTTGCCCACAGTTCTGGAATCCATCAAGATGGGGTTATAAAACAGCGTGAAACTTACGAAATCATGGACCCAGAAGATGTTGGGGTCACAGAATCATCAATAGTTTTGACCGCAAGAAGTGGTCGGGCAGCTTTGGCATATCGTGCAAAAAATGTAGGTTATGAGCTTACAAAATTGCAATTGGATGTAGTGTATGAGAATTTTCTGGAATTCGCAGATCGGAAAAAAGAGATTTTGGACGATGACATCCATCAAATTGTAGAAGCTAGCAATATCTCAATCAAGAGCATTGCCTAA
- a CDS encoding RluA family pseudouridine synthase → MSEKKNHSDASNLNVLYEDNHLIVINKKVGDIVQGDKTGDTPLSEVVKEYLKIKYNKPGNVYLGVVHRLDRPTSGIVLFAKTSKALPRLNKLFSEGKTKKTYWAVVKKAPDAKEGVLTHWLVRNPKQNKSYAHEKEVRDSKKAVLAYRILKKLNTYFLLEIDLKTGRHHQIRAQLATMGCFIKGDLKYGADRSNRDGGIHLHARSLEFQHPVKKEAVQIVADPPNDSIWNDCL, encoded by the coding sequence TTGTCAGAAAAGAAAAATCACTCAGATGCTTCCAACTTAAATGTTCTTTACGAAGACAATCACCTCATTGTAATAAACAAAAAAGTTGGTGATATAGTACAAGGGGATAAGACTGGTGATACTCCCCTGAGCGAAGTCGTAAAAGAATATTTGAAAATAAAATACAACAAACCAGGCAATGTGTACCTAGGAGTCGTCCATCGTTTGGACCGACCAACATCCGGCATTGTTCTATTTGCCAAAACCTCTAAAGCACTACCTCGATTGAACAAGTTGTTTTCGGAAGGGAAAACCAAAAAGACATATTGGGCCGTAGTCAAAAAAGCTCCTGATGCCAAAGAAGGGGTTTTAACGCATTGGCTCGTACGCAATCCAAAACAAAACAAATCTTATGCTCATGAAAAAGAGGTGCGAGATAGCAAGAAGGCTGTTTTGGCATATAGAATCCTTAAAAAGCTCAATACTTATTTTCTTTTGGAAATTGATTTAAAGACTGGAAGACACCATCAAATAAGGGCGCAATTAGCGACTATGGGCTGCTTTATAAAAGGTGATTTAAAATATGGTGCAGACAGAAGCAACAGGGATGGTGGAATCCATTTACATGCCAGAAGCCTGGAATTTCAACATCCTGTAAAAAAGGAAGCTGTTCAAATAGTTGCTGATCCACCAAATGATTCTATCTGGAACGACTGTCTCTAA